From the genome of Triticum aestivum cultivar Chinese Spring chromosome 3B, IWGSC CS RefSeq v2.1, whole genome shotgun sequence, one region includes:
- the LOC123070940 gene encoding coenzyme Q-binding protein COQ10 homolog, mitochondrial, with protein sequence MLPCARSVLRRRGLALLRGFAEGECGRGEALANARCAATLAGLGGARGRVGRWADPPARGEPRRLGAGWPAGAQTRSFLGCGDGEEGSVLSKVYEERRVMGYSPEQMYAVVAAVDLYEDFVPWCQRSRVIRRYDNGSFDAELEIGFKFFVESYVSHVEMEKPKYIKTTASQSGLFDHLINVWEFEPGPVPGTCDLYFLVDFKFQSPLYRQVASMFFKEVVSKLVGSFSDRCFRIYGPAVPVLEKSYGHGR encoded by the exons ATGCTGCCGTGCGCGCGGTCGGTGCTGAGGAGGAGGGGGCTGGCCCTCCTGCGCGGGTTCGCCGAGGGCGAGTGCGGCAGGGGGGAGGCGCTCGCCAATGCCAGGTGCGCGGCCACGCTGGCCGGGCTAGGCGGCGCCCGCGGCAGGGTCGGGCGCTGGGCCGATCCGCCGGCGCGCGGCGAGCCGCGCCGGTTGGGCGCGGGCTGGCCCGCGGGCGCGCAGACGAGGAGCTTCCTCGGGTGCGGCGACGGGGAGGAGGGGAGCGTGCTCTCCAAGGTCTACGAGGAGAGGCGCGTAATGGG GTACTCGCCGGAGCAGATGTATGCCGTCGTCGCGGCTGTGGACCTCTATGAGGATTTTGTGCCCTGGTGCCAGCGGTCCAGGGTTATTAGGCGGTATGACAACGGCTCGTTTGACGCCGAGCTCGAAATTGGATTCAAGTTCTTTGTTGAGAGCTATGTCTCTCATGTGGAGATGGAGAAGCCCAAATATATCAAG ACGACTGCGTCTCAAAGTGGACTTTTCGATCATTTGATAAACGTTTGGGAATTCGAGCCTGGTCCTGTTCCTGGAACCTGTGACCTTTACTTCTTAGTCGATTTTAAGTTTCAGTCACCCCTATATCGGCAG GTTGCTTCCATGTTCTTCAAGGAAGTTGTTTCCAAGCTCGTGGGCTCATTTAGCGATCGATGTTTTAGAATTTATGGACCTGCCGTTCCTGTGCTGGAAAAGTCTTACGGGCATGGAAGATAA